In Acidaminococcus timonensis, one DNA window encodes the following:
- a CDS encoding PTS sugar transporter subunit IIA, whose product MGFFFRKTKVQLVAPVTGNLILLEQVKDQAFAQKMLGDGVAFLPETGELVAPCDGVISYVPDTAHAIALTEEHGLEILLHIGLNTVEQQGQGFAAKVKTGDKVKAGQVLLTFDMAALTAKGCDLSTPLVITNGDKVGKLEKGTQGPVSAGKDVCLTVTLN is encoded by the coding sequence ATGGGATTCTTTTTTAGAAAAACGAAAGTACAGCTGGTGGCACCGGTGACCGGGAATCTGATTCTCCTGGAACAGGTGAAGGACCAGGCCTTTGCCCAGAAGATGCTGGGGGACGGGGTGGCCTTCCTGCCTGAAACGGGGGAACTGGTGGCACCCTGCGACGGGGTGATCAGTTATGTGCCGGATACCGCCCATGCCATTGCACTGACGGAGGAACATGGCCTGGAAATCCTGCTCCATATCGGCCTGAACACCGTGGAACAGCAGGGCCAGGGCTTTGCGGCCAAAGTGAAGACCGGGGACAAGGTGAAGGCAGGCCAGGTGCTGCTGACGTTTGATATGGCGGCACTGACGGCCAAAGGCTGCGACCTGTCCACGCCCCTTGTGATCACCAACGGGGACAAGGTGGGCAAGCTGGAAAAAGGCACTCAGGGACCGGTTTCGGCCGGTAAGGATGTTTGTCTTACGGTGACCCTGAACTGA
- a CDS encoding aminotransferase class V-fold PLP-dependent enzyme: protein MAMLKDIRSDFPILKKVHNGHPLVYFDNAATTQKPYQVIAAMVDFLEHHNGNPHRGAHVLSIEAGQVYDEAREAVRKFINARHFEEVIFVRNSTEGLNLIARSYGETHLHKGDKVVIPISEHHSNLVPWQRACQKTGAELVYMYLDETGHFTDEDLAKIDDRTKIVSFAAVSNVLGMKRPVQEIVDRAHKVGAIAIVDGAQSVPHMKTDVQALDCDFFVFSGHKMLGSTGTGVVYGKKALLEKMEPFLLGGDMIEYVQEQTTTFNELPYKFEAGSQNVEGAVALHAAIDYLEAIGMDNVEKHEEELTKRCLEGMLKLPHIHILGSTDETEKTGVISFTIDGVHPHDAATILDSYGIAIRSGHHCAQPLGAHLHVEASNRASFYIYNTLEEVDYFLSKLPEVRKVMGFKD from the coding sequence ATGGCCATGTTAAAGGATATTCGCAGTGATTTTCCGATTTTGAAAAAAGTCCATAATGGGCATCCGCTGGTGTACTTCGACAACGCAGCCACCACCCAGAAACCCTACCAGGTAATCGCCGCCATGGTGGATTTTCTGGAACATCATAATGGCAACCCCCATCGGGGCGCCCATGTGCTGTCCATCGAAGCCGGCCAGGTGTACGATGAAGCCCGGGAAGCCGTCCGCAAGTTCATCAACGCCAGGCACTTCGAAGAAGTGATCTTCGTGCGGAACTCCACGGAAGGGCTGAACCTGATTGCCCGCAGCTACGGGGAAACCCATCTGCACAAGGGCGACAAAGTGGTAATCCCCATTTCTGAACACCATTCCAACCTGGTGCCCTGGCAGAGAGCCTGCCAGAAGACCGGGGCCGAACTGGTCTACATGTACCTGGATGAAACCGGGCACTTCACGGACGAAGATCTGGCCAAGATCGACGACCGGACGAAGATCGTTTCCTTTGCTGCCGTCAGCAACGTGCTGGGCATGAAACGGCCCGTACAGGAAATCGTGGACCGGGCCCACAAAGTGGGAGCCATCGCCATCGTGGACGGCGCCCAGTCCGTACCTCATATGAAGACGGATGTACAGGCTCTGGACTGCGACTTCTTCGTATTTTCCGGCCACAAGATGCTGGGGTCTACCGGCACCGGCGTGGTGTATGGCAAGAAAGCCCTGCTGGAGAAAATGGAACCGTTCCTGCTGGGCGGCGACATGATCGAATACGTCCAGGAACAGACCACCACGTTCAACGAACTGCCCTACAAGTTCGAAGCCGGTTCCCAGAACGTGGAAGGGGCTGTGGCCCTGCATGCAGCCATCGATTACCTGGAAGCCATCGGCATGGACAATGTGGAGAAGCATGAGGAAGAGCTGACGAAGCGGTGCCTGGAAGGCATGCTGAAGCTGCCCCACATCCACATCCTGGGGTCCACCGATGAAACGGAAAAGACCGGGGTCATCTCCTTTACCATCGACGGGGTCCATCCCCACGACGCGGCTACGATCCTGGACAGCTACGGCATCGCCATCCGCAGCGGCCACCACTGTGCCCAGCCGCTGGGAGCCCACCTCCATGTAGAGGCTTCCAACCGGGCCAGCTTCTATATCTACAATACCTTGGAAGAAGTGGATTACTTCCTGTCCAAGCTGCCGGAAGTCCGGAAAGTCATGGGCTTCAAAGATTGA
- a CDS encoding polyribonucleotide nucleotidyltransferase: MHSFSTEFGGRTLTIETGKIAKQANGAVLVRYGETAVVVAVTGTDTPREGVDFFPLTVDFEEKMYAVGKIPGGFLRREGRPAETAILTSRLIDRPIRPMFPDGYHNDVQIVATAVSVDPDNAPDIPAMIGASCALSISDIPFEGPIAGVRVGLIDGQFIVEPTVEQAKVSELNLAVAGTKDAILMVEAGAKEVSEDVMLDAIWFAHGEIKKLVEFQEKIQAEVGKPKMEFEAYQPPEDLAREIEAYGEPKIHDALMDPDKLHRDKMVSETKEEIMAHFTELYPDNEIDIAHVVAKLVKRVFRHIITVDKIRPDGRALDEVRPISCEVGMLARPHGCSLFTRGQTQVLNCLALAPLREAQTLDGLFEQTKRYIHHYNFPPYCVGETKPLRSPGRREIGHGALAERALLPVIPSEEEFPYTIRLVSEVLESNGSSSMASTCASTLSLMDAGVPIKAPVSGVAMGLVKEGENFTILTDIQGLEDANGDMDFKVAGTSKGITAIQMDIKVDGLTRDILQAALAQAKKGRAFILDKMLECIAEPRKQLKKYAPKITTIKVNPDKIKDIIGPGGKVIKKIVEDTGAQIDINDDGTVYIAAANSESADAAIKTIQDITAEPEVGKVYTGKVTRIMNFGAFVEFMPGREGLVHISQLAKERVAKVEDVVNVGDEIVVKLVEIDSKGRMNLSRKACLK; the protein is encoded by the coding sequence ATGCATAGTTTTAGTACGGAATTCGGAGGCCGGACCCTTACCATCGAGACTGGTAAGATTGCCAAACAGGCCAACGGCGCTGTTCTGGTCCGCTACGGTGAAACGGCTGTGGTGGTTGCAGTGACGGGTACCGATACCCCCAGAGAAGGAGTGGATTTCTTCCCGCTGACCGTTGACTTTGAAGAAAAGATGTATGCAGTGGGCAAGATTCCGGGAGGATTCCTGCGCAGAGAAGGCAGACCGGCTGAAACGGCCATCCTGACTTCCCGGCTGATCGACCGTCCCATCCGCCCCATGTTCCCGGATGGGTATCACAACGATGTGCAGATCGTGGCAACGGCTGTATCTGTGGATCCTGACAACGCTCCGGATATTCCGGCTATGATCGGTGCTTCCTGCGCCCTGTCCATTTCTGATATTCCCTTTGAAGGACCCATCGCCGGTGTGCGGGTGGGCCTGATCGATGGCCAGTTCATTGTGGAACCTACGGTGGAACAGGCCAAGGTCAGCGAATTGAACCTGGCTGTGGCCGGTACCAAAGATGCGATCCTGATGGTGGAAGCCGGCGCCAAGGAAGTCTCTGAAGACGTGATGCTGGATGCCATCTGGTTCGCCCATGGGGAAATCAAGAAACTGGTGGAATTCCAGGAAAAAATCCAGGCTGAAGTGGGCAAACCCAAGATGGAGTTCGAAGCCTATCAGCCGCCTGAAGACCTGGCCCGGGAAATCGAAGCGTATGGGGAACCGAAGATCCATGATGCACTGATGGATCCGGACAAGCTGCACCGGGATAAAATGGTCAGCGAAACCAAAGAAGAAATCATGGCGCATTTTACGGAACTTTACCCGGATAACGAAATCGATATTGCCCATGTGGTGGCAAAACTGGTGAAAAGGGTGTTCCGCCATATCATTACGGTGGATAAGATCCGTCCGGATGGCCGTGCCCTGGATGAAGTCCGTCCCATCAGCTGTGAAGTGGGTATGCTGGCCCGTCCCCATGGCTGCAGCCTGTTTACCCGTGGACAGACCCAGGTGCTGAACTGCCTGGCCCTGGCACCCCTGCGGGAGGCACAGACCCTGGACGGCCTGTTTGAACAGACCAAACGGTACATCCACCATTATAACTTCCCGCCGTATTGTGTAGGGGAGACGAAACCCCTGCGCAGCCCGGGCCGTCGGGAAATCGGCCATGGCGCCCTGGCTGAACGGGCCCTGCTGCCGGTGATTCCCAGCGAAGAAGAATTCCCGTACACCATCCGTCTTGTCTCTGAAGTCCTGGAATCCAATGGATCCTCTTCCATGGCCAGCACTTGCGCAAGCACCCTGTCCCTGATGGATGCAGGGGTTCCCATCAAGGCTCCTGTTTCCGGCGTGGCCATGGGGCTGGTGAAAGAAGGAGAGAATTTCACCATCCTGACCGATATCCAGGGACTGGAAGATGCCAATGGGGATATGGACTTCAAGGTGGCCGGTACCTCCAAGGGCATTACGGCCATCCAGATGGATATCAAAGTGGACGGACTGACCCGGGATATCCTCCAGGCTGCTCTGGCACAGGCCAAGAAGGGACGTGCCTTTATCCTGGACAAGATGCTGGAATGCATTGCTGAGCCTCGCAAACAGCTGAAAAAGTATGCGCCCAAGATCACCACCATCAAGGTGAATCCGGATAAGATCAAAGACATCATCGGACCTGGGGGCAAGGTCATCAAGAAAATCGTGGAAGATACCGGTGCCCAGATTGACATCAATGATGACGGGACGGTCTATATTGCCGCAGCCAACAGCGAATCCGCAGATGCAGCCATCAAGACCATCCAGGACATTACGGCAGAACCGGAAGTGGGCAAGGTCTATACAGGCAAAGTGACCCGGATCATGAACTTTGGGGCTTTCGTGGAATTCATGCCCGGTCGGGAAGGACTGGTCCATATTTCCCAACTGGCGAAGGAACGGGTTGCCAAAGTGGAAGACGTGGTCAATGTGGGCGATGAAATCGTGGTCAAACTGGTGGAAATCGATTCCAAAGGCCGCATGAACCTGTCCCGGAAAGCCTGCCTGAAATAA
- a CDS encoding zinc-ribbon domain-containing protein — MHVNGSGGSFVENDYELAPEVAWQLGLQVCREMNVDVETQDDAGMLLNGSLLTGEKTFLFGKPKRKEIVFAVQPAEGGCTVIVDIHKKRIEVYSLKPQNKETDAFVALFEEKAQAYLDRRICPHCKAALPKNAAFCPFCGAKV; from the coding sequence ATGCACGTGAATGGCAGTGGCGGCAGCTTCGTGGAGAATGACTACGAGCTGGCGCCGGAAGTGGCCTGGCAACTGGGCCTGCAGGTGTGCCGGGAGATGAACGTGGACGTGGAGACGCAGGACGACGCCGGCATGCTGCTGAACGGGTCCCTGCTTACCGGGGAAAAGACGTTTTTGTTCGGCAAACCCAAGCGGAAGGAGATCGTGTTTGCGGTGCAGCCGGCGGAGGGCGGCTGCACGGTGATCGTGGACATCCATAAAAAGCGGATCGAGGTGTACAGCCTGAAGCCCCAGAACAAGGAAACAGACGCATTCGTGGCCCTGTTCGAGGAAAAGGCCCAGGCTTACCTGGACCGGCGGATCTGTCCCCATTGCAAGGCGGCGCTGCCGAAAAATGCGGCGTTCTGTCCGTTCTGCGGGGCGAAGGTGTGA
- the fusA gene encoding elongation factor G: protein MKEYTGDKIRNVAIVGHGGAGTTSLTEALLYRSGAISRMCKVEDGQTTTDFEPEEIKRGVSVSATLAPVEWRDVKINFIDTPGFADFVAEVKGAFRAVDSVLIVVSATSGVQIGTEQCWKLAEEAGLPRLIFVNKMDRENADYDNILDNLRAKIGKRILPLELPLGKEENFCGVIDVFNQKAYKGNGNGADEIEVPAELKDWVQDAHDKMVEAAVEADDDIMEKYLEGETVSDEEVMGCLIKGIRQGIIFPVLCGSAFKNIGLGRTLSAIVDYTFPAVLNEYHVKDLKTGETVRRDTNAPMAALVFKTTSDPFVGRMSFVRVFSGSIKADSTVYNSSRDEVEKVGAICTLRGKSQIPMKAIVAGDIGVISRLQFTMTGDTLSDKNAPVQFAPIEYPLPMYSRAISPKKKGDEDKIASALGKLMDEDPTFIVSRNPVTKETLISGMGDQHLEILMERMKRKFGVEAVLRPPMVEYRETIRGSAEVEGKYKKQTGGHGQYGDVVIRMEPLPPGTGFVFEDKIFGGAVPRQYIPAVEKGMKESMEHGILAGYPVVDLKITLLDGSYHTVDSSEMAFKVASHMAFQKAAEQSKPVLMEPYYNLDVYCDERTTGDIISDLNSKRGRILGMQTEGDGRACVKAQIPYAEILDYAVDLRALTQGTGSFEMKFDHYEDVPPKLAEKIISEANAKKEQAKKIVTGH from the coding sequence GTGAAAGAGTATACAGGTGATAAAATCAGAAACGTGGCAATCGTAGGGCACGGCGGCGCAGGGACCACTTCTCTGACGGAGGCCCTGCTGTATCGCAGTGGTGCCATCAGCCGGATGTGTAAAGTGGAAGATGGCCAGACTACGACGGACTTTGAACCGGAGGAAATCAAAAGAGGTGTCTCTGTCAGCGCAACCCTGGCCCCTGTAGAATGGCGGGATGTAAAGATCAACTTCATCGATACCCCGGGTTTCGCCGATTTCGTGGCGGAAGTGAAGGGTGCGTTCCGGGCTGTGGACAGCGTGCTGATCGTGGTCAGCGCCACCAGCGGTGTGCAGATCGGCACAGAACAGTGCTGGAAACTGGCGGAAGAAGCCGGCCTGCCCCGACTGATCTTCGTGAACAAGATGGATCGGGAAAACGCCGATTATGACAACATCCTGGACAACCTGCGTGCCAAGATCGGCAAGCGGATCCTGCCTCTGGAACTGCCTTTGGGTAAGGAAGAGAACTTCTGTGGCGTCATCGATGTGTTCAACCAGAAAGCCTACAAGGGCAACGGCAATGGGGCGGACGAAATCGAAGTGCCGGCTGAACTGAAAGACTGGGTGCAGGATGCCCACGACAAGATGGTGGAAGCTGCGGTGGAAGCCGATGACGACATCATGGAAAAATACCTGGAAGGGGAAACTGTCTCCGATGAGGAAGTGATGGGCTGCCTGATCAAGGGAATCCGGCAGGGAATCATCTTCCCTGTGCTGTGCGGCAGTGCCTTTAAGAACATCGGCCTGGGCCGGACCCTGTCTGCCATTGTGGACTACACCTTCCCGGCTGTCTTGAACGAATACCATGTGAAGGATCTGAAGACCGGCGAAACCGTGCGGCGCGATACCAATGCTCCTATGGCGGCCCTGGTGTTCAAGACCACCTCCGATCCTTTTGTGGGACGGATGAGTTTCGTACGGGTGTTCTCCGGCAGCATCAAGGCGGACAGCACGGTATACAATTCCAGCCGGGATGAAGTGGAAAAAGTGGGGGCCATCTGTACCTTGCGGGGCAAGAGCCAGATTCCCATGAAAGCCATCGTGGCCGGAGATATCGGGGTGATTTCCCGCCTGCAGTTCACCATGACCGGCGATACCCTGAGCGACAAGAATGCACCGGTGCAGTTTGCACCGATTGAATACCCGCTGCCCATGTACAGCCGGGCCATTTCTCCCAAAAAGAAGGGGGACGAAGACAAGATTGCATCGGCCCTGGGCAAGCTGATGGATGAGGATCCCACCTTCATCGTCAGTCGGAATCCGGTGACCAAGGAAACCCTGATTAGCGGCATGGGGGACCAGCATCTGGAAATCCTCATGGAACGGATGAAACGGAAATTCGGCGTAGAAGCGGTGCTGCGGCCGCCCATGGTGGAATACCGGGAAACCATCCGTGGTTCTGCAGAAGTGGAAGGCAAGTACAAGAAACAGACTGGTGGCCATGGCCAGTACGGCGATGTGGTCATCCGGATGGAACCGCTGCCGCCAGGCACCGGGTTTGTCTTTGAAGATAAGATCTTCGGCGGCGCTGTACCCCGGCAGTACATCCCGGCGGTGGAAAAAGGCATGAAGGAATCCATGGAACACGGCATCCTGGCCGGGTATCCGGTGGTGGACCTGAAAATCACCCTGCTGGATGGGTCCTACCATACGGTGGACTCCTCGGAAATGGCTTTCAAGGTAGCCTCTCACATGGCCTTCCAGAAAGCAGCGGAACAATCCAAGCCGGTATTGATGGAACCGTACTACAACCTGGATGTATACTGCGATGAACGGACCACCGGGGATATCATCTCTGATCTGAACAGCAAGCGGGGACGGATCCTGGGTATGCAGACAGAAGGCGATGGACGGGCCTGTGTAAAGGCCCAGATCCCCTATGCAGAGATCCTGGATTACGCGGTGGATCTGCGGGCTTTGACCCAGGGGACCGGTTCCTTCGAAATGAAATTCGACCATTACGAAGATGTACCGCCTAAACTGGCGGAGAAAATCATCTCCGAAGCCAACGCCAAAAAGGAACAAGCAAAAAAAATAGTCACTGGTCACTAG
- the recG gene encoding ATP-dependent DNA helicase RecG, whose amino-acid sequence MASEKLREKEKFNMWWQEPVTKLKGIGPKKALEFENINVVTIGDLLNHFPRQGCYLDYSHVKTIDELTTDGSMQLFRGSIVRLNNRRSMRNMKYATITVGDGTGFAEIVLFGAQTYMTRVYHTGDEVFVIGKVNLGRTAKSVTAASLSHVKDEKAEAPGILPTYALSGSLTQNNVRSAVRQALALARKELPECLPAPLLRAKHFLPRLEALENIHFPKSQELLEKARQRFIFEELFFLQCGLLHHRVEIKRDSRGIKMARSGKLVDRVRSQLGFALTDSQKKAWQEIDDDMQSPEPMNRLVQGDVGSGKTALAMLALAKAVENGYQGCLMAPTEILAEQHYQEMQKVLEPAGIRTALLTGGLTAKRRREVLEGLADGSIQAVVGTYALIQDAVVFHSLALAITDEQHRFGVAQRAKLQDKSQYAPHVLIMTATPIPRTLALTVYGDLDVSLMKGMPPGRKPVQTLCYTEEKRAAVYKGLIHQVQEGHQAYVVCPLIEESEGVDARAASDLYDELTHGYLKGIPCGLLHGRLKPEEKDAVMESFARNETKVLITTTVVEVGVNVPNATLMIIEGADRFGLAQMHQLRGRVGRGSAQSYCVLLTSSTNPVTLERLQIMRNCSDGFLLAEKDLELRGAGQFFGLRQHGLSDLYIADILRDTDTLVEARKAAQWAMNDPQIAREVEQAAATTQFDGRFERIFNA is encoded by the coding sequence ATTGCAAGTGAAAAACTACGAGAAAAGGAGAAATTCAACATGTGGTGGCAGGAACCAGTTACCAAACTCAAAGGCATCGGGCCCAAAAAGGCCCTGGAATTTGAAAACATCAACGTTGTGACCATCGGTGATCTGCTGAACCATTTTCCCCGGCAGGGATGCTACCTGGATTATTCCCATGTAAAGACCATTGACGAACTGACCACGGACGGCTCCATGCAGCTGTTCAGGGGATCCATCGTGCGGCTGAACAACCGGCGGAGCATGCGGAACATGAAATATGCCACCATTACAGTGGGGGATGGTACCGGCTTTGCAGAAATCGTCCTGTTCGGGGCTCAGACTTACATGACCCGGGTGTACCATACGGGGGATGAGGTATTCGTCATCGGTAAGGTGAACCTGGGACGCACGGCCAAAAGCGTCACGGCGGCCAGTTTGTCCCATGTGAAGGATGAGAAGGCGGAAGCTCCGGGCATCCTGCCCACCTATGCCCTGTCCGGCAGTTTGACCCAGAACAATGTGCGCAGCGCTGTACGGCAGGCCCTGGCACTGGCTCGGAAGGAGCTTCCGGAATGCCTGCCGGCACCGCTGCTGCGGGCCAAACATTTTCTGCCCCGGCTGGAGGCCCTGGAGAACATCCATTTTCCCAAAAGCCAGGAACTGCTGGAAAAGGCCCGGCAGAGGTTCATTTTCGAGGAACTGTTCTTCCTGCAGTGCGGCCTGCTGCACCACCGGGTGGAAATCAAGCGGGACAGCCGGGGCATCAAGATGGCCCGCAGCGGAAAGCTGGTGGACAGGGTGCGCAGCCAGTTGGGCTTTGCTCTGACGGACAGCCAGAAAAAGGCCTGGCAGGAGATCGACGACGATATGCAGAGTCCGGAACCTATGAACCGGCTGGTGCAGGGGGACGTGGGCAGCGGCAAGACGGCTCTGGCCATGCTGGCCCTGGCCAAGGCGGTGGAAAACGGGTACCAGGGATGCCTGATGGCTCCTACGGAAATCCTGGCGGAACAGCATTACCAGGAAATGCAGAAGGTCCTGGAACCGGCAGGCATCCGTACGGCGCTCCTCACCGGCGGGCTCACGGCCAAACGACGGCGGGAGGTGCTGGAAGGGCTGGCGGATGGTTCCATCCAGGCGGTGGTGGGGACCTATGCCCTGATCCAGGATGCGGTGGTGTTCCATTCCCTGGCCCTTGCCATCACGGACGAGCAGCACCGGTTTGGGGTGGCCCAGCGGGCGAAACTGCAGGACAAGAGCCAGTATGCGCCCCACGTGCTCATCATGACGGCCACACCCATTCCACGGACCCTGGCCCTGACTGTGTACGGGGATCTGGACGTGTCGCTGATGAAGGGCATGCCGCCGGGACGGAAACCGGTGCAGACCCTGTGCTATACAGAGGAGAAACGGGCCGCCGTGTACAAGGGACTGATCCACCAGGTCCAGGAGGGACACCAGGCCTATGTGGTATGCCCGCTCATCGAAGAAAGCGAGGGGGTAGATGCCAGGGCGGCTTCTGACCTGTATGACGAACTGACCCATGGCTATCTGAAGGGCATCCCCTGCGGGCTGCTCCACGGCCGGCTGAAACCGGAGGAAAAGGACGCGGTGATGGAAAGCTTCGCCAGAAACGAGACGAAGGTGCTGATCACCACCACAGTGGTGGAAGTGGGGGTGAACGTGCCCAACGCCACCTTGATGATCATTGAGGGAGCGGACCGGTTCGGCCTGGCCCAGATGCACCAGCTGCGGGGCCGTGTGGGCCGGGGCAGTGCCCAGTCCTACTGCGTGCTGCTCACCTCGTCCACCAACCCGGTGACCCTGGAACGGCTGCAGATTATGCGCAACTGCAGCGACGGATTCCTGCTGGCTGAAAAGGACCTGGAGCTCCGGGGGGCCGGCCAGTTCTTCGGGCTGCGGCAGCACGGACTGTCGGATCTGTATATTGCGGATATTCTGCGGGATACGGATACTCTGGTGGAAGCCCGGAAGGCAGCCCAATGGGCCATGAACGATCCCCAGATCGCCAGAGAGGTGGAACAGGCGGCCGCTACGACCCAGTTCGACGGCCGATTCGAGCGGATCTTCAATGCGTGA
- the sufU gene encoding Fe-S cluster assembly sulfur transfer protein SufU, with the protein MEDMNQLYSDIILEHNQDQANKHELDPHNLQEHGHNPSCGDDITLQADIENGIIKDAAYTGHGCAISQASTDIMIDLIKGKSVKEALRLVDLFLAMIKREETDDSKLEELDDAIALKNISNMPARVKCAVLAWHTLKDALEEQEKK; encoded by the coding sequence ATGGAAGATATGAATCAGCTGTATTCGGACATTATCCTGGAACACAACCAGGATCAGGCCAACAAGCATGAGCTGGATCCCCACAATCTGCAGGAACACGGCCATAACCCCAGCTGCGGGGATGACATCACCCTGCAGGCGGATATCGAGAACGGCATCATCAAGGATGCGGCCTACACGGGCCATGGCTGTGCCATCAGCCAGGCTTCCACGGATATCATGATCGACCTGATCAAGGGCAAGAGCGTGAAGGAAGCCCTGCGTCTGGTGGACTTGTTCCTGGCCATGATCAAGCGGGAAGAGACCGATGACAGCAAGCTGGAAGAACTGGACGATGCCATCGCTTTGAAGAACATCTCCAATATGCCGGCCCGGGTAAAATGTGCGGTCCTGGCCTGGCATACGTTGAAGGATGCTTTGGAAGAACAGGAAAAGAAATAA
- the rpmB gene encoding 50S ribosomal protein L28, giving the protein MACICEICNKGELSGNNVSHSNRHVKRSWKPNVQKVKAVVDGEVKSINVCTRCLRSGKVTRAI; this is encoded by the coding sequence ATGGCATGCATCTGTGAAATCTGCAACAAAGGTGAGCTGTCCGGTAACAACGTCAGCCATTCCAATAGACATGTAAAACGTTCTTGGAAACCTAACGTTCAAAAGGTTAAAGCGGTGGTAGACGGTGAAGTGAAGAGCATCAACGTGTGCACTCGCTGCTTACGTTCCGGCAAGGTAACCCGCGCCATCTAA
- a CDS encoding DMT family transporter: MGLSTTTKGILASMLAAFFFTTMDVGAKTLIHLGTGEITFFRGLLGLLALPLLARREGLPVFSGKDRLLLHLRGFFGCACLLFFFYCLQGLKLGDAEILTQLSAFFMCLLSPLFLKAKLGQNVVPWLVMIAAGAAIVLQVWNFSSFNVFAIFGILSALFAAAAYVCIGRLTERGGHSQTELVYYFQVYSMLGGLVLMAGGQAVWPRGTEWLWIVELAASALLGQVSLTWSCTHIHPTIMNFVMYTGILFHILAGYLLWGEQLSLYSWVGGALIVVGSILLILRKQG, from the coding sequence ATGGGATTATCAACTACCACCAAAGGCATCCTGGCTTCCATGCTGGCGGCCTTTTTCTTTACGACCATGGATGTGGGGGCCAAGACACTGATCCATCTGGGAACCGGGGAAATCACGTTCTTCCGGGGCCTGCTGGGGCTGCTGGCCCTGCCCCTTTTGGCCCGACGGGAGGGCCTGCCTGTGTTTTCAGGCAAAGACCGGCTGCTGCTCCATCTGCGGGGCTTTTTCGGATGCGCCTGCCTGCTGTTTTTCTTTTACTGCCTGCAGGGCCTGAAACTGGGGGATGCGGAGATCCTGACCCAGCTGTCGGCGTTCTTCATGTGCCTCCTGTCGCCCCTGTTCCTGAAAGCGAAGCTGGGACAGAATGTGGTGCCCTGGCTGGTCATGATTGCGGCTGGGGCGGCCATCGTCCTCCAGGTCTGGAATTTCAGTTCCTTCAATGTGTTCGCCATCTTCGGCATCCTGTCGGCTCTGTTTGCGGCAGCTGCCTATGTGTGCATCGGCCGGCTGACGGAGCGGGGCGGCCATTCCCAGACAGAGCTGGTGTACTATTTCCAGGTGTACAGCATGCTGGGAGGTCTTGTGCTCATGGCCGGAGGGCAGGCGGTATGGCCCCGGGGGACGGAATGGCTCTGGATCGTGGAACTGGCTGCCTCGGCCCTTCTGGGACAGGTATCTCTGACCTGGAGCTGCACCCACATCCATCCCACCATCATGAACTTCGTGATGTACACAGGCATCCTGTTCCACATCCTGGCCGGATACCTGCTGTGGGGCGAGCAGCTGAGCCTGTATTCCTGGGTGGGCGGGGCGCTGATTGTGGTGGGGAGCATCCTGCTGATTTTGAGAAAGCAGGGATAG